The genomic segment gttttgtgttttctttgataCCATTTTCACTGCCTGAGAAGTTTTAGGTAAAAAATACAGCTTTTTTAATGTCTACATACATGTAAACTTTGTGATTTTTGGTctcacatttaaatttaaattataaatgagagTAGAGAGAAAATCATACCCTGTGTGGGGTCTTTCAGATTTTTAATGGGACGCTGCAAAGATTATCATTAGTCAAGCAAtctgaaaaacagtttttaaCTTGTGACATTTAAACAGCTCATATTGAATAGTATAATATAATAAACGACCAGTCAGGAAACTTGGTAAGGTTCTATCACTAATTGGTGACTTGAGTAAGATAGAACTTTTCATAACCTTAGATCTCTTATCTACAATTGAAGAGAGGGGGCTATTTGGTCTTCCAAGTTTTCATGTCACAGGAAAATATAATGATTCCTTTCCTGTCCGCCAGGAACATTCCGGGTGCATTTAACCACAGATACCCCTAGAATTTAGCAAGTGGCCATTTAAGATGTTTTTTTGTATATGAAGTTTTTTTCACATATTCCTAATTCTGAATTTTGGCTTTACTCGGGGCTTATCATTCTCCATTTGTAGTTTTAGTCAATTATTTGATAGATGTTGATTTGTGCATTCTACTTTTTGTccctttccttatttcttctttctgggaCATTTTTATTCTCTAACATTGAGTTCTGTAAGGACACTAGTGAATGAACACACTATATAAATGCAGAAAACTGACATTCTGCGTTGTCTGTTTTGCTTGTATTTCTTAACCTTCTTGAAGACTGATTTGAACTCTTGAACTAAGTTGTCTCCATTTGTAGGTGGTGACAGTGATCCTCCATTAAAGCGTAGCCTTGCACAGAGGTTGGGGAAGAAAGTGGAAGCTACAGAAACTAACACTGACAAAGCACCAAAGAAAGGTACCTTTGTTCcaatatactctgtgtgtgtgtgtgtgtgtgtgtgtgtgtgtgtgtgtgtgtgtgtgtgtgtgtgtgtaatcatgATACTTGTCTCTTGTAATGTTAACAGGTATGGTTCGTCATTCTTTTTTGTTCAGGTAAATTAGATTATCTTGTGTTTGcattattcaacaaacatttgagtaTTTACTCTAGTGCTAGATTTTAGGGAGATGCCActggataaaataaataacatcacaGTGCTCAGGAGCTTATAGTATAATGGCAGATAGGAGTACTTATATATATTGTGATAAATTCTGTGATAGAAAAAGTACACAGTGTTATCGGAGCACACAGGAAGGGCACTTCTCTTACCATCTGTCAGGGAAGGGTTCCCAAGGCAAATTATGTTGAAGCAGACCTGAAACATGAGTTAGGAATTAGGCAGGTGAAGCTGAAGGATCAGAGGCTATGCTGAGGCAGAGAAAGCACAGAGCTAAGAAAGCAGGATATACTCAAGGAACTGAGTATGGTTGAAACATAGAATTGGGGTAAAGGGCATATTgactggagaggaggaaggaagtggaTCATATGGAGCCTTTCAAGCCATGGTAGAGAGTTTGGACTTTGTAGCAAACCATGTGAAGGTTATGAACAAGGATCAAAAGCTCAGATTGCATTTCAGAACCATCACCCTGCCTAAAATACGGAGAAAGATTAGAAGGGGACGAGTGTGCTGTCCAGGATATGAGTTAGCAGGCTGTTAATAAAATCTAAACGAGAGGAGTTAGTGGCATAGATTTAGTGTTCTAAAAGTTGGTATGGAGAGATGTGGACTAAATTGAGAGATATTTGGGAGTTAGAATGATTACGTGGTTGAAGTTCTACTTATAGAAAGAAGTCAAGGTtggactttgttttccttttatgacTTGGCAGTGAAACATTGGTGTTAATTACTGAAAGaataggtgggttttttttcctttttattgtgttTAGTTTTAACTTCTTTTGAAGATGAGAAACTTCCACTTTTCCCCTAGCTAAAGAGACTTTAATGAGTAGATGTTTTTGTTCAGGGTCTTTCTTGGGTCTCTCAGAGCAAacaagttactctttttttttttttttaagattttatttatttgacagacagcgagagagggaacacaagcagggggagaggaagaagcaggcttcccaccgagcagggagcccgacatggggctcgatcccaggaccctgagatcatgacctgagccgaaggcagccgcttaaccgactgagccactcaggccccccaAGTTACTCTTTTTCTTTGCAGTCATAACCTTTTTCTCCTTGCCTATCGatcatattaaaaattttcataaataaaaagcacattttaaatagaTTGGGGGGCCTTTTGATGCCATTAAGATTATAGAAGTTTGtacaataacaaaattatttcccTGAATTCAAGTTTTTGCTTTTCagatctaaaaaaatattttttttttttaaagccttccaAAGTGCTCTAGGGAATCCATGATTCACATAGGTCTTGttctgtggaaaagaaaaattttaagaccttaagagatttcttttttaagtattttcattaGAAGACAAACATAAACCTAATttgtgaactttaaaaaaaaaaggtctctgtTCAACTTTTGgtgtttaaaatacatattttttacagTTCATGTTTCCAAGTCTCTGAAGGAGCGATTAGGCATGTCAGCTGGTCCCAACAGTGAGGAGGCAGGAGGTAGGTAAACCCTGAGACCagcttctaatatttttttccttgccatAACAATCTTTaccttttctctgatttattttcctgTTGCAGTTAAGTTAGGGCTtgtgtcttttgtggttttatttgttattttatttatttttttttaagtaatatgaCTCACtggtatgaattcttttttttttttttttaagatttgagagagagaactagtagtggagaggggcagggggggctggagagagcgagagaagcagactctctgccgagcaggaagTCTTAacacaggactcagtcccaggacccggATATCATGACCTgtgcggaaggcagacgcttaactgagccactgaggtgccccatgAATTCTCTTAAAAGATGGTGaaatgataaaatctttaaaaaaaaaaaaaaaaaaagggcgcctgggtggctcagtcgttaagcgtctgccttcggctcaggtcatgatcccagggtcctgggatcgagtcccacatcgggctccctgcttggcaagaagcctgcttctccctctcccactccccctgcttgtgttcctgctctcgctgtctctctctgtgtcaaataaataaataaaatctttaaaaaaaaaaaaagatggcgaAATGATCAGTTCACCATAGCATTAGTAGTAAGAAACTAGAAACTACCTAAATATCCAACAAAAATTCAACTAAGGTAgttatgtacaaaaataattattgtcaTAAGTCATATTTTGAACAGTCATGATTTGAAAAACTTCTCACATTATATTGAATGAAGAAAGGTTACAAAAGAACACATTGCTTTTGACCTTTGGATTTAGGGTAAGAATCTTACTTTGTGGGGGtgatgaagtttattttattatagaaacTTACTCAGAATAACATCCGTAtgtatgatttcagttttgtaaagataaaaatatatgccttagaaaaacactgcaaaaaatacaccaaaataattttcttttctatattctgTACTCTTCCTGTactcttaatttttaaaccttttaaattGCAAGATCTAACCACttagtgtatatatgtatacagtttAAAGAATAGTAAAATGAACCTGTACTCCAGCCATCCTGCTCTTTTATACCTCGGtcttctgattgagccagcctTGCGCCCCTCAGtttaatgctttttaatttttatatctatgctttttaatttttatgtctatGTTTATGAATGGTGTTagcctgtgctttttttttttttcatcctatCCTTATCTGGTTTGTATATTAAGATTTTTACCAGCATCATAAAAAGAGAGTCTGATGTTAAACATTCTTACTCTTTTATAAAGAACCTGGGTTTATTCTTCAGaagcttttataattttctctttattcctccCTGCTGTGCTGGGACTTTAGTACAGTAGGTCTAAACATGGCACTTTTGGTTGATTCAGCCTAGTGTTCAGTGGGCCCTTCAAATCTGAGGACTTAGTTCTAGAAAACATTCCTCCCATTTCCCTGAGTATGTCTTCccactcttcttttggtttctccgTGGCATTCGTACCAGACAGAGGCTGGAATTTCAGGACATAGGTTTCACGTGTTTTCTAACCTTGCCTTcatgctctctgctccttggctttttgtttgtttctttggttttgatttttgtctCACCTTTATGGTCTTTGCTTGACTTTATTATCTAGGTCAGGAATTGACAGACTTTTTCTATGAaaggtcagatagtaaatattttaggtgttGTGGTGCAGTCTCCACAGCTACTCCACTGTGCGGCCATGGCCACATTGGGCCCATCAGCTATAGTTTGCCAAGCCTCTTCTAGATGgctgattgtcttttttttattattcagttcCTTTGGTGGGATTTATTTGTGTGCCTGTGTTTTTATCTTCCAAGACCTTTTTTTTGTTCTCTGGTTTCTCCCTGTTTCACAGCCTGATTTCGGGCTGCCCTGGAGTTTCTaattggaatcttaaaaaaaaaaaaagtgtgtattaTCTTGTCATCTCCAtcacttctgtttgttttggtcCACTTTTAATGTTGTGGTTTTTTCATAGCTCTTGGGCTTCCTTTGGAGGTTCTAAAGGTCTTATTCCCAAGTGGTCCTCTCTCCAGACTGGGAGACACGAGTGAGGGCTGCCTGAGGCGGGGAGGGCGTGCTAAAAGTCAGCTTGTGTGGGTTGCAGGCTGGAAGGCTAGGGGCCCATACCATTGCCACAGTAAGaaagtttctttccttccctacctctcctttttcctcttctcccctgttctttttctgcttagcattttttgttgttctccctccagccccaaccTCCTAActtgctcccctccccagcagaTTCTCCTCTTTTCAGGGAGCAGTTCCAGGAGAAAGTCATGACTGGTCCTGCGGCTCTGTAGGCCATCCTTACATTTCTGCCCACTGTTCTTTTCCTACTAGTTTGGCAGTTTTCTTTGGCTCTGCTGGGAAGAACAGATCTCACTCCTatagtttcatttgttctttttctgtttttctgtaaatTCACATAGCTGCTGTCTTATCTCAGAAATCCCTCGATTTATGCTGTGCCAGTGGCAGCCTTGTTTTCCACTACTGTTGTgggtttattctgtttttaatgtcTTCTCTATTGTTTTGATAAAATTTTGGTAGAGTGGGGAAACAAGATCTTCATGTCACCATTCACGCACTTCCTTGGAGTGGAAATTTTGAGATCAGTCTGCCATCTTTAAatggaagaatttttatttaaaaagcctaAGCAAGTAATTCAGTATCTGTTTGAGTGCTTCCTATATACAGgtactatattaaaatatttccgaTAACTACATATAGTCCGTTTTCATGAAGTATCTAGTATGGCTGGAAATGCAGGTAGTTGCAGTGCTGTGATCAGAGAAATAAACTAGATTGGCAGGTATCAGGTTCTAAACCGAACTCAGTTAAAACTAGGCAGCAAGAGAATGAGACCAGTAGGGCATACTCTCTGTAGAAGGGACAGCATGTTCAAAAAATGAGAAGGTGAAACCAAACATGTGTTTAAGGTTGTTAAaggatattttttgttttggatcCTTCATTAAAAGCTGTCATTCAGGGGCCCCttggtagctcagtcggttaagcgtctgccttcagctcaggtcatgatctcagggtcctgggatcgagccctggggcagactccctgtttctccctctcccccttcgccctgctcatgctctctccctctctctctctcacaaataaataaaatcttaaaaaaacacaaaaaaactgtCCTTCAGTTCAAATGCGTGTGTACAATctccatatttttcttgtttttcccacATTACTTCACTATTTCTTTTAGCTTTTTAGTAATGACGACAAGCATATCTGTCAGATGTGAAATTTGCTCTTTAAACAGATGTAGAATGACTAACATATCATTAAAAATCGCACTTCAGTGGCATGCCAATCTTTGAgcctttcccatttttcttctgtcttgttaccTGTTTTagctcctattcatccttcaaatatCACTTAAACATTACTTTCTCTGAAAAGCTTCCCTTAACCAATTCTAGACAAAGGTTGGGGTTCTTCCTCCTACATAGTATTATACTTCCTTTATCAAAGTTAtcattgttggggtgcctggctggctcagtagggcATGCAGtgtagctcttgatctcaggatcatgagttcaagccccgttgggcttagagcttacttaaaaaaaaaaaaaaagaacccacaaAGTTACTATTACCATACTGTAAACTACATGTGGGCAGAGATTGTGTTTTGCTTATCATTATATTTCTAGCACAGTGTCCAGCACCTGTTTATAAGTGAATGGAAGAAttaatttattgccattttgttaagaTTTACAATGACAGATGTCTCCAGCTAATAAATGGCTTTGAGATTCTTCAGGAATAAGCTTCTGAATAGAACTCCAACAAATCAGTAATTTTTGCCACCTAAGAGTTTTCATTGAGGGCCACTACCTGAAACGTGcagtattttaaaactgaaattgaaACTAATATACTTTGATCATTTTAATTACCTGCCTACATGATACCACTCTATTAGGACTCTGCCCTGATCCAAGAATAGAGAGAGCATACGTTGTTAAGAGGTGAATGCTAAATACAGTgattgttttttccccccatgaaAACAGAGAGAGTCACTAAAGTTGGTGAGATCCATGTGAAGACATTAGAAGAAATTCTTCTTGAAAAAGCTAGTCAGAAACGTGGAGAATTGCAACCTAAACTCAAGACAGAAGGACCTTCAAAAGTTGATGATTCTGCTTTAGGAACAAGAAGCCCCTCCACTATCCGAATCAAAACCTTCTCTGAGGTCCTGGCTGAAAAGAAACATCGGCAGCAGGAAGCAGAGaggcaaaaaagcaaaaaggatgTAACTTGCATCAAGCTAAAGACAgagagtgaaattaaaaaaacagtggTTCTGCCACCTATAGTTACCAGCAAAGGACAATCAGAGGAGCCCGCAGGGAGGACAAAGTCTATGCAGGAGGTGCACATCAAGACGCTGGAGGAAATTAAACAGGAGAAGGCGCTGCGGGTACAGCAGAGCTCTGAGAGCAGCACCAGCTCCCAGCCTCAGCCTGAGGCCACCCCAGGGGCAAGGCGGCTTCTCCGAATCACAAAAAAAACAGGTAACACCACAGTTTGgtctgggggccctgggtggctcagtcgttaagcgtctgccttcggctcaggtcatgatgccagggtcctgggatcgagccctgcatcgggctccctgctcggcaagaagcctgcttctccctctcccactccccctgcttgtgttccctctctcgctatgtctctctctgtcaaataaataaattttaaaaagcaaaacaaaacacaaaaatcccaCAGCTTGGTCTGTAGTACCATTTCCCCGGATCAGATTTCACAGGGCAGTACTCCACAGGGTTTTCATAGTAGGGGTTCTGTGAGAACTTCACTCAGatcactttgaaaaccactggatcAAATGAAGTTAAACTCTTTCTTTACAGGAGTGCTATATAGACCTTTGATATTTTAAGGTACATTTTGAAACTTTATGAGGGCGAATGGGCTTCatctacaattttatttgtcctatctttattttcattaagaaaagTTTTACTTAAACTGTTCCTGAAGTTGCAgcctaaatgaaataattaatgaTGTGTTTAATGTGAATATAGgtataaaagaagagaagaaacttCAAGAAGGAAGTGAAGTTGCTTCCCAGAGCAGTGTTATTAGAACAGAGGCTAAAGAGGTGAGTTTATTTAAGATCATTTCATAGTTTTGTTCATGGCAAGCAAAGGCCAGATGAATGATAAAGTGTGCCTTTTAGTTTTAGcataataaatttctatttaacacttcaataataaattaGGTAAACAGTCTTTCATTATGCTTATACTATTCTGTGAGAATTTTCTGCACTTACAGTGTTCCCTGCCCccttaaaagttgttttttttaattcagccaTTTAACGTTTTTTAAACTAAGCATAATGGCACTCATTTTACAAAacttggggacttttttttttaaaagaattaaaaacccTGTAATTCTGCAGCCCAGACATAACAACCATTAGCTTTTTTCATGGGTTTTTCTCAAGCcttttatttatgtacatatgtatgtgaaCTTGTTCATTGTTTAACTCATGTTTAGAAAGTAATtgagaggggcgtctgggtggctcagtcgttaagcgtctgccttcggctcgggtcatgatccccagggtcctgggatcaagccccacatcgggctccctgctcggcgggaagcctgcttctccctctcccactccccctgcttgtgttccctctctcactgtgtctctctgtcaaataaatgaataaaatcttaaaaaaaaaaaaaaaaaaaaagaaagtaattgagAACTCTATAGTGTATCATTTTGCAGCCTGCTTTAATTTTACTATATTCATAATTCTTCGGGATGTTTGTTTTTACTGACCATGACATAATGTTCTATTATATCAATATAGTCTGCTTCTGgacatttgtattttgttttacacAGTTAAGGTAATGAACATCCTTGTCCATAAATCTTTGTGCAAGTGTCTGATTATTTAGGAGGCATTTGTATTTGACTTAGGGTCATGATTGTCTAAGCCTATAAAATTGGGGTTTTCATTGTTCCATACATCTTTAACTTTTCATCTTCAGTTTGGTATTTTCTGTTTAATATCAAAGAGCAAAAGCTCTTGTGTTCTGGATCGTGTTAAACTCTGCTTGACATGGATGTCAGCCCAGTAACTTAAACAAGATTTTcttaattgagataaaattgacatttatattattttcgacatatttatattagtttcaggtgtacttttttcttttaaacaagtttttgtttcgttttgtttttaagattttattttttaagtaacctctacatccAGCGTGgcgctcgaactcacaacctcgagatcaagagtcacttgctctaccaactgagccagccaggcaccccaagttttttctccgtggttgttgttgttgttgttttaattgcgCTATAAAGCCTGGTAACTTACAAATAATAATTATCATACAGATTGTTTGTTAGAGGTATGAAATTTTAAATCTGTCATTTAAATTTGCCCACAGGCTTCAGAAGAGACCACAGGAGTTGGCATCACCAAAATTCAAGTCAAGAGGTGTGAGACCATGAGAGAGAAGCACATGCAGAAACAGCTGGAGAGGGGCACCtcacagaaggaaaaatcagTTTTGACACCCCTCCGGGGAGACGTAGACTCTTACAATACTCAGATAGCAGAGAAGCCGGTGCTCACTACAGTGCCAGGCCTCACACGGCACCTGACCAAGCGGCTTCCCACAAAGCCATCCCAAAAGGCAGAGGTAGAAACCTCAGGCATTGGGGACTCAATATTGAATGTGAAATGTGCAGCACAGACCTTGGAAAAAAGGGGTAAAGGTGAGTGGTTTTTCTAGTGTATCTTGCTTTAGGATTTGAAAATTACCAAGTTTCCAGTAACTCCCTAGCAACAATTAAGTTAAATTCCATTTGTGTTGTATACTTTTCACATAGGTGGAAAGTAGTATTTCTGATAATTCTACTTAAAAAGACAAAGCTCCTTTCTCAGAATTTAAAATTGCTGTTAAAAAGCTTTGTCtatgggcacctgtgtggcttagtcaaGTAAACCTTGTGCTCAGGtcacgggctccctgcttagtggggagtctgcttctccctctctctctccccctccccctgctcactcactctctcaaataaataaaaaaaaatctttgaaaaatagaagtaaaaaaaataaaaagctttgtcTAAagctcactttggcagcacatatactaaaactggaaTGCTCCAGGGAAGATTAGGatggcccctgtgcaaggatgacacacaaattcaggaagcattccatattttaaacTAAGTCATGGGGACGTAAcatagcatggtgactgtagttaactaCTATATTacgtatttgaaagttgctaggagagtagatcttaaaagtgctcacacaaaaaaattgtaactatgtatggtaatggattaactagacttattgtggcgATCATGTAGACACGATGTATACAAATATtaagtcattatgttgtatacccaaaactaatacaatgttatatgtcagttatacctcagtgGGGGAATAAAAGCTCTCTGTGGTGCATCTTTCCTCTggttttgaagaagaaaaacaccaGGGAATGGAAGAACAGTAGCGAATTCAAGAGCCAGTGAAAGGAATTGAGTATAGATGTACATTATGACCACATTGTAGTGCACATTGTTTATGGATTACTTTCAGTTTGGGGGGGTGTTTATTTCTAGTATTGTGAAGGAATTTTGATATCCTAAAGTTATTCTCCATGTAAAAGAGGAGTTATTCTAGCTATTAATCAGATATTTTCTGTCCCTTGTAGCTAAACCCAAAGTCAATGTGAAGCCATCTGTGGTTAAAGTCGTCTCATCCCCCAAATTGGCCCCCAAACGCAAGGCAGTGGAGGCCCACCCTGCTGTCATCGCTGCTGTGAAGCCACTCAGCTCCAGCGGCGTCCTCCAGGAAAGCCCCACCAAAAAAGCAGCCGTGGTAAGAAGGAGATGCAGCTAGATGGTGCTTTGGTCAGTGTGGGAGGAAAGCAGGGAAGAGTCACTCTGCTAGCTCTGTGTGCTACTTTTGCCATTTCCGAAGCATTTTAGTTGTTTAGGTTGTTACAGTATTCTACATTCACAGTTAGACATTTGTGGAGTGgcagaatggaattttttttttttttaagctaattcTTGGGTGGCaagatattttgtttatttctacacTCAGcctttggattatttattctcgGATTTCCAGGCTTAAAGAATGATAACCATGGTTCTAAGAAAGTGGCAAAGTAAATGAATATGCTCAAATAAAAAAAGCCTGACTCCCACTGAGTTAaccttccttttacttttgtaGGCGGTTGTCCCACTCCTTTCTGAGGACAAGTCAGTCACTGTGCCTGAGATGGAAAAACCTAGAGACAGGTAAACCTTGCAATTCTTCTTAACCAAACTTTAGGccactattattatttatgtgcTCTAGAGAATGACACTGCTAAATAAATCTTCAAACGTGTCCAACTTAGCCACTCAGACCAACTTAATAGCGAACTTAAATCTGCTAAACTTCCAGTTAATTACAAGAAAACATGATATGCATGCAAGGTTGCTGTTCTCCTTTGGTGCCACTGTTTATATATTGATTGCATTATTTTTGCAATGTTTTCAGTATCTATCTGAATTGTTCTTTAAACGGGTGAAAatggtgctcgcttcggcagcacatacactaaacAGGTGAAAATGCCTCGTCCCAAATCAGTAAAATAATTCTTGTGTTATGTTGTTATCAGAAGTAACTCTTCGCGAACTCTTTGTGTTCCTGAGACCAATGTGGGACCATTCAGTCAACCATTAACAAAGGGCagttttctaataatattttgggttttttcccttgCAGTCTTGTGCTGCCTCCAACCCAGTCCTCTTCAAATTCCTCCCCACCGGAAGTATCTGGCCCTTCTTCATCTCAGATGGCCACGAAAACTCGCCGACTCAGCTCCACCTCAACAGGAAAGCCCCCGCTTTCTGTGGAGGATGATTTTGAGAAACTAATATGGGAGATTTCAGGAGGCAAATTAGAAGCTGAGATCGACTTGGATCCTGGGAAAGATGAAGATGACCTTCTGCTTGAGCTATCAGAGATGATTGATAGCTGAAGGCagtagaacatttaaaaaaaaaaaaaaaaaaactggacttaGTTTCATCTATTATAACATTTACCCAAGATGATCATTTCTTTAGTCTAGAATTTGCCCCCAATCAGAAGTATACCTCTGAATTACCTGTATGTGTCCTGGATTCCTTGGGGTCAGATTTTTGAAGTCCCTTGATAACCATTTTGTCCATTCGATGCCGTGGTTTAGCATCTATGAGAAAAATGTTCTGTCTTACACCTCTCCACAGAAAAACTGAGAGGGAGATCCAAGTCAAAGGGTGCAAGAGAACTTAGTGACTCCTTGAGGTGTTTGTCAGTTTgggcttttttcctctttgctctagtatttcttttatgtattgtCTTAATGTACTTATTAATGTAACCTGAGTTTGAAAAGGATGAAGACCAGCTGCTGCCAGTGAGGACCAAATTTCACACTACCACTAAACAAAAGATCCACTCTGTCTGCGTTAAATTGTATGTCTTTTTAAAGGTATTTGGAGATTCAACTAAGCTTTAGAGAAGGCTGAGCAGCTCCGGAAGCTTGTAATCTGGACATAACTTTTTCAACCTGATTTCCATGCTTCTGCTGCTCTGTCAGCCTCTGAAGAGCAATAGCTAATTTATtattactgtaattttttaaggctttaaaGTGCCTCAGGGgtcctctgaaactaattttctatttctgggaTTCCCTGGATTCTTAATAAGAGATGGTGACATAATGATtagaggaattctttttttagcATGAAAgttgtcctttctcttcttcaatACTTGCCTCCTACTGGCATTGAATTCTCACAGGGATTAAAAttggttaattttttatttctaactctCCCAGCAAACTCCTCTTGCCCAGTTATTTATTTGGTGCCCTTTAACCACCAGAGGGGAACAAATGAACTCCTCCAAGCTGCCAATATTTATCTCTGGACTGGAGCAGTACACCGAACTGTACTGTAGCGGGGATGATTGAGATGCTCTGGGGGTGTATTGTATACCTTCCAGTTTTCTTCGTTTCtgaattgaattttcttttcttgatgtcAGTCTCCTTCATATCACCTCAAGGTTTAGACTTGTGAAGGAACAAGTACGATGGGGATAAGAGTCTTGAAAGGAGACATACTGTACATaatcagaaggaagaggaaagaaggaccTGTCCGTTTTGATACTTTGCCGTAGGTGGCCAGTTTGGTTTCTCACAGGGAAATCTGATCCACCTGTCGTGTTGGCTCCTAAGGAACTGCTGTTGTAAGCGGCTCATCAAGAGTTGAACCTCATGTAGCCTTGTTGGGaatatggaaaaggaagaaagccaCAGGACTGCCCATTCAGTCTTGGGAAGATCTGGATGATTCTGCACAAGCAAAAATGACTTGAAATTTATGTATAGACACCTCTCTACCAGTCCATCTTCAGCTGACTGAATGTTGTATAATAGCCCTTCTCCAAAGCAAGGGTGGAATGTTCTGGTTTCACAGATTTTCTACTCATTTCATTTTTGGAATCAGCTTAAAGATTCCAGGTCCCTTTTGTATATAAcctttattcttttgcttttttaaaaataattttgtttcatatttaaagTCCTTGTATTAGTCAATGATTCATGTTCAGC from the Halichoerus grypus chromosome 7, mHalGry1.hap1.1, whole genome shotgun sequence genome contains:
- the ZC3H11A gene encoding zinc finger CCCH domain-containing protein 11A isoform X3; this translates as MPNQGEDCYFFFYSTCTKGDSCPFRHCEAALGNETVCTLWQEGRCFRQVCRFRHMEIDKKRSEIPCYWENQPMGCQKLNCAFHHNRGRYVDGLFLPPSKTVLPTVPESPEEEVKANQLTVQQNKLSVQSNPSPQLRSVMKVESSENVPSPTHPPVVINAADDDEDDDDQFSEEGDETKTPILQPPPEVHNGLRTASARKPGVNLKQGECLNFGIKTLEEIKSKKMKEKSKKQGGDEPLVRLSLTERLGKRKFSVGGDSDPPLKRSLAQRLGKKVEATETNTDKAPKKVHVSKSLKERLGMSAGPNSEEAGERVTKVGEIHVKTLEEILLEKASQKRGELQPKLKTEGPSKVDDSALGTRSPSTIRIKTFSEVLAEKKHRQQEAERQKSKKDVTCIKLKTESEIKKTVVLPPIVTSKGQSEEPAGRTKSMQEVHIKTLEEIKQEKALRVQQSSESSTSSQPQPEATPGARRLLRITKKTGIKEEKKLQEGSEVASQSSVIRTEAKEASEETTGVGITKIQVKRCETMREKHMQKQLERGTSQKEKSVLTPLRGDVDSYNTQIAEKPVLTTVPGLTRHLTKRLPTKPSQKAEVETSGIGDSILNVKCAAQTLEKRGKAKPKVNVKPSVVKVVSSPKLAPKRKAVEAHPAVIAAVKPLSSSGVLQESPTKKAAVAVVPLLSEDKSVTVPEMEKPRDSLVLPPTQSSSNSSPPEVSGPSSSQMATKTRRLSSTSTGKPPLSVEDDFEKLIWEISGGKLEAEIDLDPGKDEDDLLLELSEMIDS